The following coding sequences are from one Saprospiraceae bacterium window:
- a CDS encoding Smr/MutS family protein — MERQSKLELYPSHLPQMVDFYRIIEWMKFRCVSDEARLQIDNIQFSSDPEEITRKQNSIAELVDLITISALPLTGFESIEEEGKLLQIENLPLGMESFIRLIKVLRNTKAVMTYLAHQDVKHYPSTRQLLEQMTPLDAMWKKIVSIIEEEGFVKDTASQNLSNLRNEIKNLEATVYKTFRKSVANYRSQNFLVEQEESIRNGRYVLCVLPEHKRKVPGILHAQSDSGRIFYIEPQELVFLYNSIRELKLEEEDEIRKILIDLTEHIRPEGEGLMNNYFILVELDVLHAKACFAELISARKMAISNDSIELYNAFHPLLFIKNSQAGKSTVPFNLYLNQKNRILILSGPNAGGKSIVLKSMLLFQLMFQAGLLVPADRNGSMKVFKKICADIGDFQSLDNELSTYSAKLMYMKQFLEVADETTAVYIDEFGTGTEPKLGGAIAEALLEDLNKRNIFGVINTHYGNLKTFAYNTDGLVNGAMLFDEAHLRPTYKLAVGKPGTSYALEIASRMNIPDPILKKAKKLVGSSTVSFEKLLEDLGKQKLQLEEEVHKHKQRTAQLDKLIAHYSEISKTVELRRMKMKVEQKQLELQQNQLQHEQVRELYRERVSQRKEIELRKLAEEQKANHEKKHLELKYLSDKLKEIQKHKSTLEDFETGQIVRLLQFGILGKVSRVVKDIVHVEANNMVFKIPFGELELVSNAVDTKSEHSVQIKGAQVEPQFNSTLDIRGFRQVEAIDTLEVFLDRALLSNFKEVKVIHGKGNGVLKNAISKSLRTYTFIDKTWQPPAEEGGDGITMISFRG; from the coding sequence ATGGAGAGACAATCAAAACTTGAATTATATCCGTCGCATTTACCCCAGATGGTAGATTTTTATAGAATCATTGAATGGATGAAATTCAGATGTGTTTCTGATGAAGCAAGACTTCAGATTGATAATATTCAATTTTCTTCTGACCCTGAGGAAATCACTAGGAAGCAAAACTCTATCGCCGAACTTGTGGATCTGATTACAATTTCCGCTTTACCGTTAACCGGTTTTGAATCTATTGAAGAAGAAGGAAAGTTGCTCCAGATAGAAAACTTGCCTCTGGGAATGGAGTCATTCATACGCTTGATCAAAGTTCTCCGCAACACTAAGGCAGTAATGACTTATTTGGCGCATCAAGATGTAAAACATTATCCATCCACTAGGCAGTTGTTAGAACAAATGACACCGCTGGATGCAATGTGGAAAAAGATTGTATCCATAATTGAAGAAGAAGGATTCGTGAAGGACACGGCTTCTCAGAATCTCTCTAATTTAAGAAACGAGATTAAAAATTTAGAAGCAACTGTTTACAAAACTTTTAGAAAGAGTGTAGCGAATTATCGTTCACAAAATTTTTTAGTTGAACAAGAGGAGTCTATTAGAAATGGTAGATATGTTTTGTGTGTATTACCTGAACACAAGAGAAAAGTTCCCGGTATATTACATGCTCAATCCGACTCTGGTAGAATATTCTATATTGAACCTCAGGAATTAGTTTTTTTGTATAATTCGATTCGTGAACTGAAGTTAGAAGAGGAAGATGAGATAAGGAAAATATTGATCGATCTGACGGAGCATATCAGGCCGGAAGGGGAAGGATTGATGAATAACTATTTTATTTTGGTTGAGTTGGATGTACTGCATGCAAAAGCGTGTTTTGCTGAATTGATTTCAGCAAGAAAGATGGCAATAAGCAATGATTCGATTGAACTTTACAATGCATTTCATCCACTTTTATTTATTAAAAATAGTCAGGCAGGGAAATCCACTGTACCTTTCAATCTGTATTTAAATCAGAAAAACCGTATACTCATTTTATCTGGCCCTAATGCAGGAGGCAAATCAATAGTTTTGAAAAGCATGCTTTTATTTCAATTGATGTTTCAAGCAGGATTATTAGTGCCTGCAGATCGGAATGGATCGATGAAAGTTTTTAAGAAAATTTGCGCTGATATAGGAGATTTTCAATCCTTGGATAATGAGTTGAGTACCTACAGTGCAAAATTAATGTATATGAAGCAGTTTTTGGAAGTGGCAGACGAAACGACTGCTGTATATATCGATGAGTTTGGAACTGGTACAGAGCCCAAACTCGGAGGAGCCATTGCTGAGGCGCTGTTAGAAGATTTGAATAAGAGAAATATTTTTGGTGTAATCAATACCCATTACGGCAATTTAAAAACTTTTGCATACAATACGGATGGTTTAGTAAATGGCGCTATGCTTTTTGATGAAGCTCATTTGCGACCAACATACAAATTGGCCGTTGGCAAACCTGGTACTTCTTACGCACTTGAAATTGCGTCTCGGATGAATATTCCAGATCCGATTCTAAAGAAGGCCAAAAAACTAGTGGGCAGTTCTACCGTGAGTTTTGAAAAATTGTTAGAAGATCTGGGTAAACAGAAGCTTCAGCTGGAGGAGGAAGTTCATAAACATAAACAACGTACTGCTCAACTGGATAAACTGATAGCACATTATTCCGAAATCAGTAAGACTGTGGAGCTTAGGCGTATGAAGATGAAAGTAGAACAGAAACAATTGGAGCTTCAACAGAATCAGTTACAGCATGAGCAAGTTAGAGAATTATATCGTGAAAGAGTTAGCCAGCGCAAAGAGATTGAACTACGAAAGTTGGCCGAAGAACAAAAGGCTAATCATGAAAAGAAGCATTTGGAACTGAAATATCTTTCAGATAAGCTAAAAGAAATTCAAAAACATAAAAGTACACTGGAAGACTTTGAAACCGGCCAAATTGTACGATTACTTCAGTTTGGTATTCTGGGAAAAGTATCTAGAGTCGTTAAGGACATAGTTCATGTGGAAGCGAATAACATGGTATTTAAAATTCCTTTCGGCGAGTTGGAATTAGTGAGCAATGCAGTTGATACGAAAAGCGAACATAGTGTCCAAATAAAGGGAGCCCAAGTGGAACCACAATTTAATAGTACTTTAGATATAAGAGGATTTCGTCAAGTTGAGGCTATAGATACACTTGAAGTTTTTCTTGACCGTGCTTTGTTGTCGAATTTTAAGGAGGTGAAAGTTATTCACGGCAAAGGAAACGGAGTGTTGAAAAATGCGATTTCCAAAAGCTTGAGAACTTATACATTTATTGATAAAACCTGGCAGCCTCCTGCTGAAGAGGGTGGCGATGGCATTACGATGATAAGTTTTCGGGGATAG
- a CDS encoding DUF3822 family protein → MAILISNQDVNSRRVEISTQSKFHAENWVVSLTKKHQWSADLKEQRMYPLYPNEIEIIRQYGNRFIRFAIAKSDYNGLPANVGTVFHISEKCKEFCSSELCIDQTCVYAFISNQHLILQVHRLSEVIFVNIFQFQDEIELLYFIQLAYRLNGLDQNLDRLVLCGSVADDSKIAQTCKIYFKKVQVNFTLE, encoded by the coding sequence ATGGCAATATTGATTTCAAATCAGGATGTAAATTCGCGAAGAGTAGAAATATCGACTCAAAGCAAGTTTCATGCCGAGAATTGGGTAGTTTCATTGACAAAAAAACACCAATGGAGTGCAGATTTAAAGGAACAAAGGATGTACCCATTATATCCGAATGAAATAGAAATCATCAGACAATACGGAAATCGTTTTATTCGCTTTGCAATTGCTAAATCTGATTATAATGGTCTGCCGGCTAATGTTGGTACTGTCTTTCATATATCAGAAAAATGTAAAGAATTTTGCAGCTCAGAACTTTGTATAGATCAAACATGTGTTTATGCATTCATTTCAAATCAGCATTTAATACTGCAAGTTCATAGATTATCAGAAGTTATATTTGTAAATATTTTTCAGTTTCAGGATGAAATTGAGTTACTTTATTTTATCCAGCTTGCCTATAGATTAAATGGATTGGATCAAAATTTAGACAGATTAGTCTTATGTGGATCTGTTGCGGATGATTCTAAAATAGCTCAAACTTGTAAGATTTATTTCAAGAAAGTACAAGTCAACTTCACACTTGAATAA
- a CDS encoding translocation/assembly module TamB domain-containing protein produces the protein MGEKKIIGKIALLLRRVLIISGGLMFAIFLFFILAQTASFQTWSKAQIIKYLNDHIDNEFSVGNIDMNVFTGFKIEKLLIKDQKSDTLIYCGVLKVGLAQGLGSLWNNALSIESIELTDALIFNVRYKYSEPTTLNQFIKQFNRKKSTGGKGFQLNIETVKLNNVSFVNENISSSSRDIYTIGKGKLQVRTFEPKAKHIAFRSADISNVYVLLSKNFPIDSFTNTKSPGRDSIQEDENCEIPLVIAVDQVNISASSFNLHDFRKPSDGISRFDPRHIEFQNIDVSLNNFVYDDLKMTWRNQIMCLATKSDFVIKNLNAEYVSILPDLIGLYNCELTTGNSYLKDTVELLMSSYEDLKNFQENVYLNIHSKNSEIGVQDILYFIPEKKKVDILNRNIKKKIRIDGEILGQINSLKSNQIHLSVDRDLEFEGRVAIRNITKSGEELLNIKSKKLRSSIGFVKSLVPQFKLPEQYDRLGNFDFVGEFDGYFEDFVSYGRFGTELGYLVTDLRIDISQGKSKAKYSGSIAMDNFYLGALFSQLDLRGVNLKAQVRNGTGLTWETLNADLDMNVGSAQYKGVNYSGISFNGKLNKDLLDGKLISTDEKLRLKFQGKIANLNSRPEFDFTAQIFQVNLKDLGLSKQNFSITANMEADLEGKNIDDATGWLKIDQGVLIDMERQTKLNLGSIQISKIKDISGALLKIQTEFAQASLKGNVKVNDVFPALKYLVSQSLPLWTQELNWSIQQVDPATNFDFYIDIGKLTPLLQFARVPMSLENATLKGNLNKSALEASLNGKVEKLEYDTHKLFDLKLDARVLGNKVQANISSSKYNFNNKTWLNEIKATLLAEDSIMNLDLYSKDSVSKNDFIVANMQVSKHLNSYSFHFLDETLVLDSTKWTVRPGSEIKYSGGKWYVRDFEIENKYRSVSIEDIDNKGIQIYLQNVNIDILNLWLRKKSFVVSGIATVDIKIPDLSKLEKINADIAVEYTKIGGVHYGKVYLFAVLDSLNSPLKIKLKNEYKQYLLEAEGSLKIPTAKGKNQKNWEGDFVVNLQNYPIRILENFIASISETSGFVTGEVNLMIRNSKILLRGEATATEVQTKINYLGVRVFANDQKIYFENDKLIFDKVTAKDELDNPIQIDGYLRQDNFSSFYISLEMKSQKALLLNTSKSSNSYYYGKVIGEFRSTFEGNLSNVNLYTSLHVLKGSSVTIPVNYNQDIGEAKFLDFKRDTVKSDSINWSATSNSIPGMNFLMDLSANDNVEVSLVFDEAAGDRIKSYGRGNLQIASSPYSDFSIHGSYEVERGEYLFTLLNFVNKPFTIKRGGLIQWKGDPLNAEIDLEASYGGLYTSMSTFLAEYLNDEKLLRKLAPGHKSNSRCY, from the coding sequence TTGGGCGAAAAAAAAATCATAGGAAAGATAGCACTCCTTTTAAGGAGAGTTCTGATCATTAGCGGAGGCCTGATGTTCGCAATATTTCTTTTCTTTATTCTTGCACAAACAGCTTCTTTTCAGACTTGGTCTAAAGCCCAGATCATAAAGTATCTTAATGATCATATAGACAATGAATTTAGTGTGGGCAATATTGACATGAATGTTTTTACAGGTTTCAAAATTGAGAAATTACTGATTAAGGATCAGAAATCAGATACTTTGATTTATTGCGGTGTCTTGAAAGTCGGCCTCGCTCAGGGGCTTGGTTCACTTTGGAACAATGCGCTTTCCATTGAATCTATTGAATTGACAGATGCTTTGATTTTTAATGTTCGCTATAAATATTCTGAACCGACAACTCTCAACCAATTTATCAAGCAATTCAATAGGAAAAAGTCCACTGGAGGAAAGGGATTTCAGCTCAATATTGAAACTGTAAAATTGAACAACGTTTCTTTTGTGAATGAAAACATAAGTTCCTCAAGTCGTGATATTTATACAATAGGAAAGGGTAAACTTCAAGTAAGAACTTTTGAACCAAAAGCTAAGCATATCGCTTTCAGGTCTGCTGATATTTCAAATGTATATGTGCTCTTGTCCAAGAATTTTCCGATCGATAGTTTTACTAATACAAAATCTCCAGGAAGAGATTCCATTCAGGAAGATGAAAATTGTGAAATTCCGCTCGTGATAGCTGTGGATCAGGTGAATATTTCTGCTTCTAGTTTTAATTTACATGATTTCCGGAAACCTTCAGATGGTATAAGCAGGTTTGATCCGCGCCACATTGAATTCCAAAATATCGATGTCTCCTTGAACAATTTTGTATATGATGATTTGAAAATGACTTGGAGAAATCAAATTATGTGTTTAGCGACTAAAAGTGATTTTGTAATTAAAAATCTCAATGCAGAATATGTATCTATATTGCCCGATCTGATAGGACTCTACAATTGTGAACTGACTACAGGTAATAGTTATTTGAAGGATACTGTTGAACTATTAATGAGTAGCTATGAAGATTTGAAGAATTTTCAAGAAAATGTGTATTTGAACATCCATTCTAAAAATTCAGAGATCGGTGTGCAAGATATTCTTTATTTTATACCGGAAAAGAAAAAAGTTGATATTTTAAATAGAAATATCAAAAAGAAAATTCGGATTGATGGGGAAATATTGGGACAAATCAATAGTTTAAAATCAAATCAAATTCATTTGAGTGTGGATCGTGATTTGGAATTTGAAGGTCGGGTTGCAATCAGAAATATTACAAAATCAGGGGAAGAACTTCTCAATATTAAATCAAAGAAACTCAGGTCTTCCATTGGATTCGTGAAAAGTTTGGTGCCGCAATTCAAATTACCAGAGCAATACGATCGCTTGGGAAATTTCGATTTTGTAGGAGAATTTGATGGTTATTTTGAAGATTTTGTTTCGTATGGAAGGTTCGGCACCGAGCTTGGATACCTTGTCACCGACTTAAGAATTGACATATCTCAGGGTAAATCAAAAGCGAAGTATTCCGGTTCGATAGCAATGGATAATTTTTATCTAGGAGCTTTGTTCTCACAACTAGATCTGAGAGGAGTAAATTTAAAAGCACAGGTTCGAAATGGAACAGGTCTTACATGGGAAACTTTGAATGCTGATCTGGATATGAATGTTGGCAGTGCCCAATATAAAGGAGTGAACTATTCCGGCATCAGTTTTAATGGTAAATTAAACAAGGATTTGTTAGATGGAAAATTAATTTCAACTGATGAAAAACTTAGATTAAAGTTTCAAGGAAAAATAGCAAATTTAAATTCAAGACCGGAATTTGACTTTACTGCTCAGATTTTTCAGGTAAATTTGAAGGATTTGGGACTCAGTAAACAGAATTTTAGTATAACCGCTAATATGGAAGCAGACCTTGAAGGTAAGAATATTGATGATGCTACGGGTTGGTTGAAGATTGATCAAGGAGTCCTAATAGATATGGAGCGGCAGACAAAGTTGAACTTGGGATCCATCCAAATAAGCAAGATTAAAGATATTTCTGGTGCTCTATTAAAGATTCAAACCGAATTTGCACAAGCATCTCTGAAAGGGAATGTAAAAGTGAACGATGTGTTTCCTGCATTGAAATACCTGGTCAGTCAATCATTACCTTTATGGACACAAGAGTTGAATTGGAGTATTCAGCAAGTTGATCCTGCGACTAATTTTGACTTTTATATAGATATTGGTAAACTTACACCATTGCTCCAGTTTGCTAGAGTTCCAATGAGCCTTGAAAATGCTACATTGAAAGGAAATTTGAATAAATCTGCTCTAGAAGCTTCTCTGAATGGAAAAGTTGAGAAATTGGAATATGATACGCATAAACTCTTTGACTTAAAGCTAGATGCTAGAGTTTTAGGAAATAAAGTGCAGGCGAATATTTCGTCAAGTAAGTATAATTTTAATAATAAGACTTGGCTCAATGAAATAAAGGCTACTTTACTTGCTGAAGATTCAATAATGAATCTAGATCTATACAGTAAAGACTCAGTTTCGAAGAATGATTTTATAGTAGCCAATATGCAGGTGAGTAAACATTTAAATTCATACAGTTTCCATTTTCTGGACGAGACTTTAGTTTTAGACTCAACTAAATGGACTGTGAGGCCTGGTTCTGAGATTAAATATTCGGGAGGGAAATGGTATGTCAGAGATTTTGAAATAGAAAACAAATATCGAAGTGTATCCATTGAGGATATTGATAATAAGGGAATCCAAATTTACCTCCAAAACGTCAACATTGACATTTTGAATTTGTGGTTGAGGAAAAAGTCATTTGTTGTTTCTGGTATTGCGACAGTGGATATAAAAATTCCGGATCTTTCGAAATTGGAAAAGATCAATGCTGATATAGCTGTTGAATACACAAAAATAGGTGGAGTGCATTATGGCAAAGTTTATTTGTTTGCAGTGTTGGATAGCCTTAATAGTCCTTTAAAAATTAAATTAAAAAATGAGTATAAACAGTATCTTCTTGAGGCTGAAGGTTCATTGAAAATACCAACTGCCAAAGGAAAGAATCAGAAGAATTGGGAAGGTGATTTTGTAGTGAATTTGCAAAATTACCCTATTCGCATACTCGAGAATTTTATAGCTTCAATTTCAGAAACTTCAGGTTTTGTGACGGGAGAAGTAAATTTGATGATCAGAAACAGCAAGATTTTACTGAGAGGAGAAGCAACTGCTACGGAAGTTCAAACAAAGATTAATTATTTGGGAGTGAGAGTTTTTGCAAATGACCAGAAAATTTATTTTGAGAATGATAAGTTGATTTTTGATAAAGTAACTGCCAAAGACGAACTTGATAATCCAATTCAAATAGACGGTTATTTAAGACAAGATAACTTTAGCTCTTTCTATATTTCATTAGAAATGAAATCTCAAAAAGCACTATTGCTCAACACATCAAAATCTTCTAATAGTTATTATTATGGAAAAGTGATAGGGGAGTTTAGATCGACATTCGAAGGTAATTTGTCCAATGTAAATTTATACACTTCGCTGCATGTATTAAAAGGGAGCTCTGTCACTATACCTGTAAATTATAATCAGGATATCGGTGAAGCAAAATTCCTGGATTTTAAAAGGGATACCGTCAAGAGTGACAGTATCAATTGGTCAGCTACTTCAAATTCAATTCCGGGTATGAATTTTCTCATGGACTTATCTGCTAATGATAATGTTGAGGTATCTCTGGTGTTTGATGAAGCCGCAGGAGACCGTATAAAATCCTACGGTAGAGGTAATCTCCAGATCGCCTCCTCTCCCTATTCTGACTTCTCTATACATGGAAGTTATGAAGTCGAAAGAGGAGAATATTTATTCACTTTACTCAATTTTGTTAATAAACCATTCACTATAAAACGTGGAGGTTTGATTCAATGGAAAGGGGATCCGTTGAACGCTGAAATAGATTTGGAAGCCAGCTATGGAGGTTTATACACAAGCATGAGCACTTTCCTTGCCGAATATCTCAACGATGAGAAGCTATTAAGGAAGCTAGCGCCAGGACACAAGTCGAACTCACGATGCTACTGA
- the tsaD gene encoding tRNA (adenosine(37)-N6)-threonylcarbamoyltransferase complex transferase subunit TsaD has translation MQVPLILAIESSCDDTSVAIVQGNRVLSNIISSQQIHKKYGGVVPEAASRAHLEMIIQCAEEAVSVAGINLSDLNAIAATQGPGLMGSLIVGLNFAKGLCKGMAKPLITVHHLQAHALSIFMDRDHTQFPVLCMIVSGGHTQLVLIQSDYSIQLIGQTVDDAAGEAFDKIGKLLGLQYPAGPEVDRLSRLGFPKYVFPKSKMDAYNFSFSGLKTAALYFLQNNTRENPEFINQNINDICASIQSAIIDMLLDKLEKAANDFNIGHIGISGGVSANSGLREKLQFKAVEKDWNLLFPKLQYCTDNAAMIGMVATLKYKAGNFASFDTPALARYAIPENLSS, from the coding sequence ATGCAGGTACCTTTGATATTGGCAATAGAAAGTTCGTGCGATGATACCTCAGTCGCTATCGTCCAAGGAAATCGGGTTCTATCGAATATCATTTCTTCACAACAAATTCATAAAAAATACGGTGGTGTGGTCCCAGAAGCGGCATCCCGTGCACATCTTGAAATGATCATTCAATGTGCAGAAGAGGCTGTTTCTGTCGCTGGAATAAATTTGTCAGATCTCAATGCCATTGCTGCCACTCAAGGACCTGGTCTAATGGGGTCACTGATAGTTGGACTTAATTTCGCAAAAGGCTTGTGCAAGGGCATGGCAAAACCCTTAATCACCGTGCATCATTTGCAAGCCCATGCGCTTTCGATTTTTATGGACAGAGATCACACCCAATTTCCGGTTTTGTGCATGATTGTTTCTGGTGGACATACACAACTTGTTTTAATTCAAAGCGATTATTCAATACAGCTTATTGGTCAAACAGTGGATGATGCTGCAGGTGAAGCCTTTGACAAAATTGGAAAGCTATTAGGATTACAATATCCTGCTGGACCTGAAGTGGATAGACTATCCAGGCTTGGATTTCCAAAGTATGTATTCCCGAAATCAAAAATGGATGCTTACAACTTTAGCTTTAGCGGCCTAAAAACGGCAGCTCTTTATTTTTTACAAAATAATACAAGAGAAAATCCAGAATTCATCAATCAAAACATTAATGATATTTGTGCATCTATCCAATCAGCGATTATTGATATGTTACTGGACAAACTTGAAAAAGCAGCTAACGATTTCAACATCGGACATATTGGTATTTCCGGTGGTGTCTCTGCTAATAGCGGTTTGAGAGAAAAATTACAATTCAAAGCGGTTGAAAAGGACTGGAATTTACTCTTTCCCAAATTGCAGTATTGCACTGACAACGCTGCAATGATTGGAATGGTTGCTACTTTGAAATACAAAGCCGGTAATTTCGCTTCCTTTGACACCCCGGCTTTAGCAAGGTACGCTATCCCCGAAAACTTATCATCGTAA
- a CDS encoding arginine--tRNA ligase — protein sequence MNYFSSLKPAVVNILQSVYQVEVLEEQLVIDICKKEFGKQFTLLTFPFARLTGKSPEMIANELGIQLTAQDELKSFSVVKGFLNFDLPDTIWYDIFSTVHRKPIQDVLRENRIIDSYLIEFCSPNTNKPLHLGHIRNILLGWSVKTILQELGQDVLTTQVINDRGIAICKSMVAWLNYANGATPDTSHQKGDHFVGDLYVAFEKHFKEEYFAWQQTDTARNLFLNISKTDSETEFFKDYKNEYFNKYSILGKQAKDLLLLWEKNDTATIDLWQRMNNWVYVGFDETLKRVGIHIDTNYYESDTYLLGKEIIDLGLNSGVFYREPDKSVWIDLQDVGLDKKVVLRSDGTSMYITQDLGTAELRNTQHGKNNVVYVVGDEQDYHFKVLFEILKKLNRPYAKGLFHLSYGMVELPTGRMKSREGTVVDADDLIDEIVSEAALSANERGELVALNEEEKSTIFYQIGMAALKYFILKVHPRKKMIFDPSESLDMQGHTGPYIVNAFVRMKSILRKSSKPILPKVTIASQIHEQEKVLIYAVSQYREILDHSAQTLDPSHLANFLYQMAKDFHKYYHECRILNAETDELKQWRLSICYVISLYLEHGMRCLGISMPDKM from the coding sequence ATGAATTATTTTTCAAGTTTAAAACCTGCTGTAGTCAATATCCTGCAGTCAGTTTACCAAGTTGAAGTATTGGAAGAACAGCTTGTAATTGATATTTGCAAGAAGGAATTTGGCAAGCAATTTACCTTGTTGACATTCCCATTTGCAAGACTTACCGGAAAATCACCAGAAATGATTGCTAATGAATTGGGAATTCAATTAACAGCTCAAGATGAGCTCAAATCTTTTTCGGTTGTAAAAGGTTTTTTGAATTTTGATTTGCCGGATACTATCTGGTATGACATCTTTAGTACTGTGCACCGTAAGCCAATCCAAGACGTATTAAGGGAGAATAGAATTATTGATTCTTACTTGATTGAATTTTGTAGCCCCAATACAAATAAGCCATTGCATCTGGGTCATATCAGAAATATTCTCCTCGGGTGGTCAGTGAAGACTATTTTGCAAGAATTGGGACAAGATGTTTTAACTACCCAAGTTATCAATGATAGAGGAATTGCAATTTGCAAAAGTATGGTAGCATGGTTGAATTATGCAAATGGAGCTACACCTGATACTTCTCATCAAAAGGGTGATCATTTTGTAGGAGATTTGTATGTCGCTTTTGAAAAACACTTTAAAGAGGAATATTTTGCATGGCAACAAACTGATACTGCTCGAAATTTATTTTTGAATATTTCAAAAACTGATTCTGAAACTGAATTTTTCAAAGATTATAAAAATGAATATTTTAATAAGTATAGTATTCTAGGCAAACAAGCAAAGGATTTGCTATTACTGTGGGAGAAAAATGATACTGCAACAATTGATTTATGGCAGAGGATGAACAATTGGGTATATGTAGGATTCGATGAGACATTGAAGCGAGTCGGTATACATATTGATACCAATTATTATGAATCGGACACTTATTTATTAGGTAAAGAAATCATCGATCTGGGCTTGAATTCCGGTGTATTTTATAGAGAACCTGATAAATCAGTTTGGATCGATTTGCAGGATGTAGGCTTAGATAAAAAAGTCGTTCTAAGAAGTGATGGTACATCCATGTATATCACTCAAGATCTTGGAACTGCAGAATTGCGAAATACACAGCACGGGAAGAATAATGTGGTTTATGTAGTTGGGGATGAACAAGATTATCATTTCAAGGTATTGTTTGAAATCCTTAAGAAATTAAATCGACCATATGCGAAGGGATTATTTCATCTTTCATATGGGATGGTGGAATTGCCAACAGGAAGAATGAAATCAAGGGAAGGAACTGTCGTGGATGCAGATGACTTAATCGATGAAATCGTTTCTGAAGCAGCACTATCCGCAAATGAAAGAGGGGAGCTGGTAGCTTTGAATGAAGAGGAAAAATCGACTATTTTTTATCAGATTGGAATGGCAGCTCTCAAGTATTTTATTCTAAAAGTGCATCCTAGGAAGAAAATGATATTTGATCCATCTGAGTCATTGGATATGCAGGGCCATACTGGCCCATACATTGTTAATGCCTTTGTAAGGATGAAATCGATTTTACGTAAATCTTCTAAGCCGATTTTACCTAAAGTCACTATTGCTTCTCAAATTCATGAACAGGAAAAAGTGCTTATTTATGCAGTTTCTCAATACCGAGAAATTCTTGATCACTCAGCACAAACTTTGGATCCCAGCCATCTTGCAAATTTCTTGTATCAAATGGCTAAGGATTTCCATAAATATTATCATGAATGCAGGATTCTCAATGCAGAAACAGACGAATTAAAACAATGGAGATTAAGCATATGTTATGTCATTTCACTTTACTTAGAGCATGGCATGCGCTGTTTAGGTATTTCAATGCCGGATAAAATGTAA
- a CDS encoding RsmD family RNA methyltransferase produces the protein MRICGGIFGGRTFYPPANNWPTRPTTEIARQALFNILDNIIDFADSSALDLFGGTGAHTYEMLSRGCKKVTYVDKFKPATLFVKKVLEQLDSVNSVKVVLSDYKQFVLSDPGKYDYIFAGPPYPLKEIPLIPDLIFDANKLMENGLFVLEHHQAHQFQSHEFFAQCRNYGQTHFSFFKRNI, from the coding sequence ATGAGAATTTGTGGAGGAATATTTGGTGGGAGAACTTTTTATCCACCTGCAAACAATTGGCCTACGAGGCCTACCACTGAAATAGCCAGACAGGCATTGTTCAATATATTGGATAATATTATTGATTTCGCAGATTCGTCAGCTTTGGATTTGTTTGGTGGAACCGGTGCGCACACTTATGAAATGCTGTCAAGAGGTTGCAAAAAAGTAACGTATGTTGATAAATTTAAACCGGCTACTTTGTTTGTAAAGAAGGTTTTGGAGCAATTGGATTCAGTAAATTCGGTAAAGGTTGTATTGTCAGATTATAAGCAGTTTGTGTTATCAGATCCAGGAAAGTATGATTATATTTTTGCTGGCCCACCATATCCTTTGAAAGAGATCCCTTTGATTCCGGATCTCATATTTGACGCTAATAAATTAATGGAAAATGGTTTGTTTGTATTAGAGCATCATCAGGCTCACCAATTTCAATCTCATGAGTTTTTTGCTCAATGCAGAAATTACGGCCAGACTCATTTTAGCTTTTTTAAAAGAAACATATGA